The following proteins are co-located in the Flammeovirga kamogawensis genome:
- a CDS encoding beta/alpha barrel domain-containing protein, with protein sequence MQGLSNFIPTQTKIEYLNLLLEVGFDTLDFGSFVSPKAIPQMKDTKEVLAGLNLDKSTTKLLAIVVNKRGAEEAAQYNEIRYLGFPLSVSETFQQRNTKKSISEAKLLLKDIISICEENDKEPVVYLSMSFGNPYNEDISFDQVLKMALDLKEMGVKIISFADTIGNASVKDIQDLFEKASKILPNTELGVHLHCNPNMAFDLAKGSLEAGCLRIDTAIGGLGGCPMAKDDLTGNLATEYLIQALTDLPALRPSINEDKFQEAVAFQKRYIG encoded by the coding sequence ATGCAAGGATTGTCAAACTTCATCCCAACACAAACAAAAATAGAGTACCTTAACTTATTGTTAGAAGTGGGTTTTGATACACTGGATTTTGGTAGCTTTGTATCGCCTAAAGCAATTCCTCAGATGAAGGATACGAAGGAAGTTTTGGCAGGACTTAATCTCGATAAATCAACTACAAAATTATTAGCTATTGTTGTCAATAAAAGAGGTGCTGAAGAAGCTGCTCAATATAATGAGATCCGTTATCTGGGTTTTCCTCTGTCGGTTTCAGAAACATTTCAACAAAGAAATACTAAAAAGTCGATCAGCGAAGCTAAATTACTTCTAAAAGATATAATTAGTATTTGTGAAGAAAATGATAAAGAGCCTGTCGTTTATTTATCTATGAGTTTTGGGAACCCTTATAATGAAGATATCTCTTTCGATCAGGTATTAAAAATGGCACTTGATTTAAAAGAAATGGGTGTTAAAATAATCTCTTTTGCAGATACAATTGGAAATGCAAGTGTAAAAGATATACAAGATTTGTTCGAAAAAGCATCAAAAATATTGCCGAACACTGAATTGGGTGTACATTTGCATTGTAATCCTAATATGGCGTTTGATCTTGCAAAAGGATCTTTAGAAGCCGGTTGCCTTAGAATAGACACTGCTATTGGTGGTCTTGGTGGTTGCCCAATGGCTAAAGACGATTTAACTGGAAACCTCGCCACAGAATATTTAATACAAGCGCTTACAGATTTGCCCGCTTTACGACCTTCGATCAACGAAGATAAATTCCAAGAAGCAGTTGCTTTTCAAAAGCGTTATATCGGTTAA
- a CDS encoding 2-phosphosulfolactate phosphatase, producing MKIETCLTPELISLHKLEGKIAVVTDVLRATSCMVAGLHAGVKSVIPVMTVEEALAYAKKGFVTAGERGGVKVDEFTIGNSPFEHMREEYNGKDICMTTTNGTVAITEAKKSADQVVIGAMLNVSTVADYILKQGKDIAIICAGWKGNPSLEDTLFAGALIDRIIDKGEIIDDASFMALTQYRAAKGNVDKVIQENASHAKRLSGLKAKSDLAYCATEDSCNVLPILKDDAITI from the coding sequence ATGAAAATAGAGACTTGTCTCACCCCCGAATTAATCTCCTTACATAAATTGGAAGGTAAGATTGCAGTTGTTACAGATGTACTTAGAGCCACTTCATGTATGGTAGCTGGTTTACATGCTGGTGTAAAAAGTGTTATTCCTGTAATGACAGTAGAAGAAGCGTTAGCATATGCAAAAAAAGGATTTGTAACTGCTGGTGAACGTGGTGGTGTAAAGGTTGATGAATTTACAATTGGTAATTCTCCTTTTGAACATATGAGAGAAGAATACAATGGTAAAGATATTTGCATGACCACAACCAACGGGACTGTTGCAATTACAGAGGCAAAGAAAAGTGCCGATCAGGTTGTTATTGGTGCGATGTTAAATGTTAGTACTGTAGCAGATTACATATTAAAACAAGGAAAAGATATTGCAATTATTTGTGCTGGATGGAAAGGTAATCCTAGCTTAGAAGATACCTTATTTGCCGGTGCATTGATTGATCGTATAATTGATAAAGGAGAAATTATTGATGACGCTTCTTTTATGGCACTAACTCAATACCGTGCAGCAAAAGGAAATGTAGATAAAGTAATACAAGAAAATGCCTCTCACGCAAAGAGACTTAGCGGTTTAAAAGCTAAATCAGATTTAGCCTATTGTGCTACTGAAGACTCTTGTAATGTTCTTCCTATTTTAAAAGATGATGCGATCACTATTTAA
- the smpB gene encoding SsrA-binding protein SmpB, producing the protein MAGNKLDIKQKVKIKNRKASHEYEFIEKFVAGVSLKGSEIKSIRMQKVSLADAFCVFIGDELIIRSMHIAPYEMGGFNNHEAKADRKLLLHRKELDKLDRKVKENGFTVIPTQLFINDRGLAKIEVALSRGKKLYDKRNDLKEKDQKRELSRMKF; encoded by the coding sequence ATGGCTGGAAATAAATTAGATATAAAACAAAAGGTTAAAATTAAGAACAGAAAGGCATCTCACGAGTACGAATTTATTGAGAAATTTGTAGCAGGTGTATCTTTAAAAGGTTCTGAAATTAAATCTATCAGAATGCAAAAAGTAAGCTTAGCAGATGCTTTTTGTGTTTTTATTGGAGATGAATTGATTATTCGTTCAATGCATATTGCTCCTTACGAAATGGGTGGGTTTAATAACCATGAAGCTAAAGCAGATAGAAAGTTGCTTTTACATAGAAAAGAGCTTGATAAGCTTGATAGAAAGGTAAAAGAGAATGGTTTTACTGTAATACCAACTCAGCTTTTTATTAATGATAGAGGTTTAGCAAAAATTGAAGTTGCCTTATCTAGAGGTAAAAAGCTTTACGATAAACGTAATGATCTAAAAGAAAAAGATCAGAAACGTGAACTATCTAGAATGAAGTTCTAA
- a CDS encoding aminotransferase class IV, with protein MSYILYNNEVTKSSKTPLSINDRGLQYGDGIFETMITYSGHIRFIKDHIDRLKRGAKELQLDLTDELLDPEYYFQVVKSLKKKNNIEGECRIKLMLWRQEGGLYTPTGTESNFMISVIPFTPKMNVNALNVDFAETIKVPVTPVSFCKTLSSLTYTFAGLEKKKRELDDLILFNYEGYVAETISGNVFWIKDKIIYTPKICVGCVSGIGRKNIITYLESKGYKVRKVTARKVDLLDADALLTANVTGVTMIKKVGEKHYKIIDAWRKLFEQAYQY; from the coding sequence ATGAGCTACATCTTATATAATAATGAAGTTACAAAATCATCAAAAACACCTCTATCTATTAATGATAGAGGACTTCAATATGGTGATGGTATCTTTGAAACAATGATTACTTATTCTGGGCATATTCGTTTTATTAAAGATCACATTGATAGATTAAAACGAGGAGCCAAAGAATTACAACTTGATTTAACAGACGAACTTCTTGATCCTGAATATTATTTCCAAGTAGTAAAATCACTTAAAAAGAAAAATAATATTGAAGGTGAATGTCGTATAAAATTAATGCTTTGGAGACAAGAAGGTGGGCTTTATACACCTACAGGTACTGAAAGTAATTTTATGATTAGCGTTATTCCATTTACTCCTAAAATGAATGTAAATGCACTTAATGTTGATTTTGCAGAAACAATAAAAGTACCTGTAACTCCAGTTTCTTTCTGTAAAACTTTATCTTCTCTTACCTATACTTTTGCTGGATTAGAGAAAAAGAAAAGAGAATTAGATGATCTTATCCTTTTTAATTATGAAGGGTATGTTGCCGAAACAATTAGTGGAAATGTATTCTGGATTAAAGACAAAATAATTTACACTCCTAAAATATGTGTTGGCTGTGTTTCTGGTATAGGCAGAAAAAATATCATAACATACCTAGAAAGTAAAGGCTATAAAGTTAGAAAAGTTACTGCTAGAAAAGTTGACTTACTTGATGCCGACGCTTTACTTACAGCAAACGTTACAGGAGTAACAATGATCAAAAAAGTAGGCGAAAAACATTATAAAATAATTGATGCCTGGCGAAAATTATTCGAACAAGCTTATCAATATTAA
- the hisC gene encoding histidinol-phosphate transaminase, whose amino-acid sequence MENSTIDIQAFLRQHIKTMTPYSSARDEFEDVSTTNIFLDANENPYGTALGEPYNRYPDPYQRAVKQKISVLKDIPTKNIFLGNGSDEPIDLLYRAFVEPKEDNVIILPPTYGMYKVSAELNNVTCKEVALTTDLDLDVDGILAAVDNNTKIIFVCSPNNPTGNAVSTDRIIALIEQFNGIVVVDEAYIDFSAQPSFIQKIEKYPNLIVLQTFSKAWGMAGLRLGMMFANAEIVRVFNVIKPPYNINQLTQEKALEALDNVDKVRDMVAKMLSERNRLVEEFKEMPLVKNIFPSDANFILIQVDNADANYQTLVDQGIIIRNRSKVLLCEQGLRISIGTKEENDVLLEKMKQL is encoded by the coding sequence ATGGAAAATTCTACTATTGATATACAAGCATTTTTGCGTCAGCACATTAAAACAATGACTCCTTATTCTTCTGCAAGGGATGAATTTGAGGATGTTTCTACTACAAATATATTCTTAGATGCTAACGAAAACCCTTATGGGACTGCTTTAGGAGAACCTTATAACAGGTATCCTGATCCTTATCAAAGAGCAGTGAAGCAGAAAATTTCGGTATTAAAGGATATCCCTACAAAAAATATTTTTCTAGGTAATGGGAGTGACGAGCCAATTGATCTTCTTTATAGAGCTTTTGTAGAACCAAAAGAAGATAACGTAATTATTTTGCCTCCAACATATGGAATGTATAAAGTAAGTGCTGAGTTAAATAATGTAACTTGTAAAGAAGTGGCATTAACTACAGATCTAGATTTAGATGTTGATGGTATTTTAGCTGCAGTAGATAATAACACTAAAATTATCTTTGTCTGTTCGCCTAATAACCCAACAGGAAACGCGGTAAGTACAGATAGAATTATTGCTTTAATAGAGCAGTTTAATGGTATTGTTGTTGTTGATGAAGCATACATAGACTTTTCGGCTCAACCTAGTTTTATTCAGAAAATAGAAAAATATCCTAACTTGATTGTATTGCAAACTTTCTCAAAAGCTTGGGGTATGGCAGGTCTTCGTTTAGGGATGATGTTTGCAAATGCAGAAATTGTACGTGTTTTTAATGTAATAAAACCACCCTATAATATTAACCAATTAACACAAGAGAAAGCTTTAGAAGCATTAGATAATGTAGATAAGGTTAGGGATATGGTTGCCAAAATGTTATCAGAAAGAAACAGATTAGTAGAGGAATTTAAGGAAATGCCGTTGGTGAAAAATATATTTCCATCTGATGCTAATTTTATTTTGATTCAAGTGGATAATGCAGATGCAAATTATCAAACGTTGGTGGATCAAGGAATTATTATAAGGAATAGATCTAAGGTTCTTTTATGTGAACAAGGATTACGAATATCAATTGGAACAAAAGAAGAGAATGATGTTTTATTAGAGAAAATGAAACAATTATAA
- a CDS encoding Kelch repeat-containing protein yields MKLSPSSVRKIVFLAVAVLQSCASANFSREFENSSLRFSRLTSMPSSRAYMGYCSNGQTTFVIGGESRTGESFDNILSFNTKSNSWNEVTPVHISAEKNINSAISSGSMFLFNGTKGQLNSPLSPIDINVREVAYNNRVPKVDNVSINPQPLFKAGISEYKGYIYLYGGMVDHETYSNTLYRFNAKKKEWKQMAHLPKQMITQGQIIDNKLYVFGGQNDKPIDEIYMYNIKVDRWVKVGKLPEPIVDAAITSYKHHIILFSNEQVFVYDTHKGSLMRFQTNIGALKGMGATISNNNLIIFGGIKINNSGKEVFSSAVYKLDIFKIIS; encoded by the coding sequence ATGAAGCTGTCACCTTCAAGTGTAAGAAAAATTGTATTTTTAGCTGTTGCAGTTTTGCAATCATGTGCATCTGCAAATTTCTCTCGTGAGTTCGAGAATTCATCATTAAGGTTTAGTCGCCTTACATCGATGCCTTCTTCTCGTGCCTATATGGGGTATTGCAGTAACGGACAAACAACTTTTGTTATTGGTGGTGAAAGCAGAACGGGGGAGAGTTTTGACAATATTCTTTCTTTTAATACAAAATCAAACTCTTGGAATGAGGTAACACCTGTTCATATTAGTGCAGAGAAAAATATTAATAGTGCAATATCTAGTGGGTCGATGTTCTTATTTAACGGAACAAAAGGACAGTTAAATAGTCCGTTGTCGCCCATTGATATTAATGTTAGGGAAGTAGCATATAATAATAGAGTTCCTAAAGTAGATAATGTTAGTATTAATCCACAACCATTGTTTAAAGCTGGAATTTCTGAATACAAAGGTTACATTTATTTGTACGGAGGAATGGTTGACCATGAAACTTACTCAAATACTTTGTATCGTTTTAATGCTAAAAAGAAAGAATGGAAACAGATGGCTCATCTTCCTAAACAGATGATTACTCAAGGGCAGATTATAGATAATAAACTCTATGTTTTTGGTGGCCAGAATGATAAACCTATCGACGAAATTTATATGTATAATATAAAAGTAGATAGATGGGTAAAAGTTGGAAAGTTACCAGAACCAATTGTTGATGCAGCAATAACATCCTATAAACACCATATTATATTGTTTAGTAATGAACAGGTGTTTGTATATGATACTCATAAAGGAAGTCTGATGCGTTTCCAAACAAATATTGGAGCATTAAAAGGAATGGGTGCTACTATCTCAAATAATAATTTGATTATATTTGGGGGGATAAAGATCAATAACTCGGGGAAAGAAGTTTTTTCTTCTGCAGTTTATAAACTTGATATCTTTAAAATTATCTCATAA
- a CDS encoding TIGR01458 family HAD-type hydrolase, with the protein MRFNQIKGILCDLDGVLYNDSVVIDGVIDTIKTLKDQGYQFLFVTNTSGITSEELYHKLITLGIPVDENEILSPPLAALNYTIEQGYKEIEVLAGSSIKALFEEKFTINTTTPEAIIISDIGKNWDYQLMNNLFLKVLNGSKLIGLHKGKFWKASDGLRIDIGAFIKGLEFATSTEAICIGKPDKSFYESAIEKINLPAHQLLMIGDDIIGDIQGAKAAKLTAIQVKTGKYRKELTDNADIKPDQLIEDFNSLPSLLITR; encoded by the coding sequence ATGAGATTCAATCAAATTAAAGGAATACTTTGCGACCTAGATGGTGTTTTATATAACGATTCTGTTGTTATTGATGGGGTAATAGATACAATCAAGACCTTAAAAGACCAAGGATATCAGTTTTTATTTGTTACAAATACATCAGGAATTACCTCCGAAGAACTTTATCATAAACTTATAACATTAGGTATACCTGTTGATGAAAATGAAATTCTAAGTCCACCTTTAGCAGCTTTAAATTACACAATAGAACAAGGTTATAAAGAAATTGAAGTTTTGGCTGGTAGCTCTATAAAGGCTCTATTTGAAGAGAAGTTTACTATTAATACAACTACGCCTGAAGCTATAATAATTAGTGATATTGGTAAGAATTGGGATTATCAATTAATGAACAATCTTTTCCTTAAAGTACTAAATGGAAGTAAGTTAATTGGTTTACATAAAGGTAAATTTTGGAAAGCTTCGGATGGATTAAGAATAGACATTGGTGCTTTTATTAAGGGATTAGAATTTGCAACAAGTACCGAAGCCATTTGTATTGGTAAACCTGATAAATCTTTTTACGAATCTGCCATAGAAAAAATCAATTTACCTGCTCATCAACTTCTTATGATTGGAGATGATATTATAGGTGACATACAAGGTGCTAAAGCTGCAAAACTTACCGCTATTCAAGTCAAAACTGGAAAATATAGAAAAGAATTAACAGATAATGCCGACATTAAGCCAGATCAATTAATAGAAGATTTTAATAGTCTACCCTCTTTATTAATAACGAGATAA
- a CDS encoding SixA phosphatase family protein codes for MKTLLLIRHAEAESSYFGVEDKQRNLTQEGFSQALHLGKKINEGNYIPEIIFYSDAVRTTETTKLILEQIDVPEEATFVEPSFYEANVGRLLDFINQRSDEADTIALVGHNPAISFLAEYITGEDTGNLSPAQCLVISFDLDSWALISQATGRSLSRY; via the coding sequence ATGAAAACATTATTATTAATTAGACACGCGGAAGCTGAGAGTTCTTATTTTGGTGTAGAAGATAAGCAAAGAAATTTAACACAAGAAGGTTTTTCACAAGCATTACATTTAGGAAAAAAGATAAATGAAGGGAATTATATTCCTGAAATAATTTTTTATTCTGATGCTGTTAGAACTACAGAAACTACCAAACTTATTTTAGAGCAAATAGACGTACCAGAGGAAGCAACTTTTGTGGAACCCTCTTTTTATGAGGCCAATGTTGGTAGATTGTTAGATTTTATAAATCAAAGAAGTGATGAGGCAGATACTATCGCATTAGTAGGGCATAACCCTGCAATATCATTTTTAGCAGAATATATTACTGGAGAAGATACTGGTAACCTATCGCCTGCACAATGCCTTGTGATAAGTTTTGATCTTGATTCTTGGGCATTGATATCACAAGCGACAGGTAGGTCTTTATCTCGTTATTAA